DNA sequence from the Desulfotalea psychrophila LSv54 genome:
TTGTTTTTTTTAACTCAGCAATACCGGCTTCAATCAACTGGCTGCCAATACCTTCCCTTTGACGACTTGGACTAACCGAAACAGGGCCCAACCCATACCAGTTAGCTGAAACTGCACCAATAGTCACTGGAGAAAAAGCAATATGCCCAACAATCCCCGCTTCAACTTCGGCAACCAATGATAAACTAAGGGTACCATTGTCTCGAAGCTTATTAATGATCATGTGCTCTGTGGGGCTCGCCTCCGGTTCATGATGAGGGTGATTTTCAAAAGCCTGGTAAGTTAATGCTTCAATTTTGTTATGATCTGAAATTATCTCGAATCTTATTTTCCTTTTTTAGTACAAACATCTGATACCCATACTGCCCCAGATATTTCTGATGTATTTCTAATTCGCTTTGAATATCCTCAAGCGCTTGAGATGTAAAATCTCTCTGCGGCAATTGTTTTACTTTGGTAGTAAGCGGGTTGAGATAATTGCCCCACGCCTGCTTACTCAATTCAAAGCTATCAATTATTTTATAGCCAGCGTTCTCAATCAATTGATACCTGCTGGCAACCGTTACCATATCTGGATAATTTTGTTGCCAAAACTTAAGCACCTCATTTTCTGGTGATTCAGTTAACCAAACCAAGTCACTAAATACTAAAAACCCTTCCTCTTTAATGAAAGGTTTCCAGTCTTCCAGTGCCTGTGGTACACCCATGATATAAGCACTCCCTTCTGACCAGATCACATCAAACTGATGTTCTGAAAAAGACATATCGGTCATACTTGCACAGACGGCAGTCACCTTACCCAATTGTGATTTCCGATCCAAACTCTCCCTCAAGCAAGCCAGGCTGTATTCGTCATTATCCAACGCTGTGACAGAAAATTGAGTTTGTTCAGCAAGTAAAATAGTCACTACACCCTTTCCACAACCTATATCGAGTAGTTCACCAGATTTAACAGGAATAGTGTTAATTGCCTGTAATGAATCAATTTCATCCCCTGGCCCTAATCGTTCTAATCCCTCAAAGATCAGCTCAAAGTCAGCCATATATTGCTCATGTTCATTCATATCTTTTGATAACCATTTAAGTCTCAATGCCTGTTTCTCGCTAAATCCTTGCTTCATTAGCCAGTTTAAGTGTGCTAAAGGGGCTTGTTTATCAATGGATTGATGCCATTCTCTCATAGAAGTCATACCCAGCATTGAGCAGAGCAGGTCTCTGGATTTTTGTTTTTGGGCTATCTCCTCATCCAGCACTTTAAGACGTTGAAGTAGCCTTTCCCTATCAATGCGTGCTTCCAAACATGCACGACATTCTTTTAGCGTCAATCCTCCTGCTTGGAGTTGCTGCAACAATTTTAATTGCTGAACATCTTGTTCAGAGTAATTTCGGTATCCATTCGCCTGTCGTTTCGACGAAATCAGCCCGAGCTTTTCGTAATAAAGAATCGTTGAGCGACTCAATCCGACTTTGTGTGCTAATGCAGAAATACGATACATAAATGCCTCTCCTTTGTGAACACATCATAAACTATGAAGTTGTAGACAGGTCAAGGTTGATTGTTACTAATGTGATATTTTTTCGGTATAGATTCAAGAGTTGGTACGCTGAGAAGACAGTACTGTCAACCTGGTTCTGAAGCTTGGAACTGGAGATTTCAACATGATATCAAAGATATAAAGTTAATATTCTTCCTATGGAGATAGAATCAGACACTTCATTGGAATTATTCAAAAATGGAGTAATTGAAAAGTAGAGCTTACCAAAGAGAAGGTTTCGATCTTCTCCTTAGCGTCGGCTTTCGTTCTATTGGGTTTCAAAAC
Encoded proteins:
- a CDS encoding MerR family transcriptional regulator produces the protein MYRISALAHKVGLSRSTILYYEKLGLISSKRQANGYRNYSEQDVQQLKLLQQLQAGGLTLKECRACLEARIDRERLLQRLKVLDEEIAQKQKSRDLLCSMLGMTSMREWHQSIDKQAPLAHLNWLMKQGFSEKQALRLKWLSKDMNEHEQYMADFELIFEGLERLGPGDEIDSLQAINTIPVKSGELLDIGCGKGVVTILLAEQTQFSVTALDNDEYSLACLRESLDRKSQLGKVTAVCASMTDMSFSEHQFDVIWSEGSAYIMGVPQALEDWKPFIKEEGFLVFSDLVWLTESPENEVLKFWQQNYPDMVTVASRYQLIENAGYKIIDSFELSKQAWGNYLNPLTTKVKQLPQRDFTSQALEDIQSELEIHQKYLGQYGYQMFVLKKENKIRDNFRS